The following are encoded together in the Planktothrix sp. FACHB-1365 genome:
- a CDS encoding MBL fold metallo-hydrolase, whose amino-acid sequence MIDLECLPYSVGHAEEGLCLLVRMGSHRILLDCGIQDISPLLTSSDQPPADFVLCSHAHADHAQGLLAFHQAFPQIPIYGSEVTTQLLPLNWPDWEPDVNHPLCQSLPWHSARELKPGLSVTLFPAGHLPGASVILINYVTTERSYKLIYTGDFFLSNSRLVEGLPLGELRGLKPDVLILEGSYGTARHPHRRQLENQLAERLYRAIEAQYCLLLPTPSLGLGQELLMLLRSHHYFTGRDLDIWVDGTVATGCDVYLQLLSQFPASVQNFAQHQPLFWDERIRPRVRRLTPQYRSQLSESPCIILTDEYADWNSYWANSTLPWMLFLPQKPGRPLEILPIPEFVETRSGQSAPQVETYFISEHCDGPGTTQLIHNLRPQHIIFVHGSPTYLADLTNLEELRNRYQLHTPDAGTLVELPIGETFLQPPLTETQYEGEITEFETQIHITLPPALTTDPRWPAFADTGLVEARWQGEELVLRGISQREFLSQGSDRPIPVDLDCCGNCQYYRGQRCWNQASALFGFKVTPDGYCPMFECIERLVE is encoded by the coding sequence GTGATTGACCTGGAATGTTTGCCCTATAGCGTTGGCCATGCAGAGGAGGGTTTGTGTCTGCTGGTGCGGATGGGATCTCATCGCATTTTACTCGATTGTGGGATTCAGGACATTTCACCCCTATTAACTTCCTCAGATCAACCTCCGGCTGACTTCGTTCTCTGTTCCCATGCTCATGCGGATCATGCTCAAGGTTTACTCGCTTTCCATCAGGCATTTCCTCAAATTCCGATTTATGGAAGTGAAGTAACAACCCAACTGTTACCCCTTAACTGGCCTGACTGGGAACCAGATGTTAATCATCCCCTCTGTCAGTCCTTACCTTGGCATTCTGCCCGGGAACTCAAGCCGGGACTTAGTGTCACCTTATTTCCCGCAGGTCACTTACCCGGAGCTTCGGTAATTCTAATTAATTATGTAACAACCGAACGCAGTTATAAACTGATTTACACCGGAGATTTTTTTCTTTCAAATTCTCGCCTGGTGGAAGGCTTACCTTTGGGGGAGTTGCGCGGACTCAAACCCGATGTTTTAATCTTAGAAGGCAGTTATGGCACCGCACGTCATCCCCATCGCCGTCAACTGGAAAACCAACTTGCAGAACGGTTATATCGGGCGATAGAAGCTCAATATTGCCTGCTCTTACCAACGCCCAGTTTAGGCTTAGGCCAAGAACTGCTGATGTTGCTTCGCAGTCACCATTATTTTACAGGTCGGGATCTCGATATTTGGGTTGATGGAACCGTTGCGACCGGATGCGATGTTTATTTACAACTGCTCTCCCAGTTTCCCGCCAGTGTCCAGAATTTTGCTCAACATCAACCTTTATTTTGGGATGAACGTATTCGTCCGAGGGTGCGACGACTGACCCCCCAATACCGATCTCAACTCAGCGAGTCTCCCTGTATTATTCTCACCGATGAGTATGCCGATTGGAATTCCTATTGGGCGAACTCCACCTTACCTTGGATGTTATTTTTGCCCCAGAAACCCGGTAGACCCTTAGAAATTCTCCCCATTCCTGAATTTGTAGAGACGCGCTCAGGACAGTCTGCACCCCAGGTTGAAACCTATTTTATCTCAGAACATTGTGATGGCCCCGGTACAACCCAACTCATCCATAACCTCCGGCCCCAACACATTATTTTTGTGCATGGTTCTCCCACCTATTTAGCCGATCTGACCAATTTAGAAGAACTTCGCAACCGCTATCAACTCCATACCCCAGATGCCGGAACCCTGGTGGAGTTGCCCATCGGGGAAACGTTCTTACAACCCCCCTTAACGGAAACCCAATATGAAGGGGAAATTACGGAATTTGAAACTCAAATTCACATTACCTTACCCCCAGCGTTAACCACTGATCCCCGGTGGCCAGCCTTTGCGGATACCGGGTTAGTAGAAGCTCGATGGCAAGGTGAGGAATTAGTGCTGCGTGGCATTTCTCAACGGGAGTTTCTCAGCCAAGGAAGTGATCGGCCCATTCCTGTCGATCTCGATTGTTGTGGCAATTGCCAATACTATCGAGGACAACGATGTTGGAATCAAGCTTCCGCTCTCTTCGGCTTTAAAGTTACTCCAGATGGATATTGCCCAATGTTTGAATGTATTGAGCGTCTCGTAGAATAA
- a CDS encoding phycobiliprotein lyase translates to MSIAQFQEFFDHCVGEWTTERTYHYLSHQEVERSHTEFIIHPLDNDAKAKVLEDNQRLSTNLELETLPGYRLAFQTVSEKGDEVSQALNILFVPQKLDFPIIEGDYLRDKAYEEAKPMVAHFRYDTQTRELLMKTTYTRVVSVDSITLINPELRIRRIINYQRPLNHEPLNRVLLVGFGVEQKQS, encoded by the coding sequence ATGTCGATTGCACAATTCCAAGAATTTTTTGATCATTGCGTGGGTGAATGGACAACGGAACGGACTTACCATTACTTGAGTCATCAGGAGGTTGAGCGATCGCATACTGAATTTATCATTCATCCTCTGGACAATGACGCTAAAGCCAAAGTCTTAGAAGATAATCAACGTTTATCAACAAACTTAGAATTAGAAACTCTCCCTGGATATCGACTGGCGTTCCAAACGGTTTCGGAAAAAGGGGATGAAGTTTCCCAAGCCTTGAATATTCTGTTTGTACCCCAAAAATTAGATTTCCCGATAATTGAAGGGGATTATTTACGGGATAAAGCTTATGAAGAAGCGAAACCGATGGTGGCGCACTTTCGCTATGATACCCAAACCCGTGAATTATTGATGAAAACAACCTACACACGGGTTGTGTCCGTTGATTCTATTACTTTAATTAATCCAGAGTTAAGAATTCGTCGGATTATTAATTATCAACGTCCCCTGAATCATGAACCGTTAAATAGGGTTTTATTAGTAGGGTTTGGAGTTGAGCAAAAACAATCATAA
- a CDS encoding response regulator, translating to MSRILIAEDEPRIAAFLEKGLRANGFTTSLACDGREAVEKALAHEFDLLILDLGLPDQDGFQVLEQLRGQGEQIPIIILTARDDVTDKVAGLEGGADDYVTKPFRFAELLARVRARLRHHPTSGNKEDKALKVGQVTLDLYARQVCLGETPITLSAKEFQLLETFLRHPGQVLSREQLLDQVWGYDYDPGSNIVDVYVGYLRKKLGGDRIETVRGMGYRLVC from the coding sequence GTGAGTCGAATTCTTATTGCTGAAGATGAACCCCGCATAGCTGCCTTTCTGGAAAAGGGACTGCGAGCGAATGGGTTCACAACCTCCCTAGCGTGTGATGGACGAGAAGCGGTAGAAAAAGCCCTCGCCCATGAGTTTGATTTGTTGATCCTTGATTTAGGGCTTCCTGATCAAGATGGTTTTCAAGTTTTGGAACAATTGCGCGGACAAGGGGAACAAATTCCCATTATTATATTGACTGCTCGTGATGATGTTACCGATAAAGTAGCAGGGTTAGAAGGGGGTGCGGATGACTATGTGACGAAGCCCTTCCGGTTTGCAGAACTTTTAGCCCGTGTTCGTGCCCGTTTACGACATCATCCTACATCCGGGAATAAAGAAGATAAAGCCTTAAAGGTGGGTCAAGTGACACTTGATTTATATGCCCGTCAAGTTTGTTTAGGAGAAACACCCATTACTCTTTCTGCCAAGGAATTTCAACTGTTAGAAACTTTCTTGCGCCATCCGGGGCAAGTTTTAAGTCGAGAACAACTCTTGGATCAAGTTTGGGGATATGACTATGATCCCGGCTCGAATATTGTTGATGTTTATGTTGGTTATCTCCGCAAGAAGTTGGGGGGTGATCGGATTGAAACGGTACGCGGAATGGGATACCGTCTGGTTTGTTAA